Within the Terriglobales bacterium genome, the region TATGACACCAAAACTGGCCTGGACTTTGTCGAGCGCGCCAACCCTGCGGCCGTAATTCTGGACGTTCTGATGGACGGGGAGAGTTCCTGGGAGACGCTGAAACGAGTGCAGGAACGGAACTTGCCGGTGCTGGTGGTGAGCGTGATGGGCGCGGAGAAATCGAAGGCATTGGCCATGGGCGCCAATGCATTTCTGCAAAAACCGGTTTCGCGTGAGGCTCTAGTCGCGACTCTGCGCGCACTTACGCATCGCGGTACCGTGCGTAGAATGTTGCTAATTGACGATGATGAAGTGGCCCTGTATTCGCTTGGCGAGCTGCTGTCGGCGAAGGTCGCCATTACGGAGGCTCGAAGTGGACGCGAGGGGCTGCGCCTGGCATCCAAAGAACTGCCAGACGCCATCTTCCTCGATTTGAAGATGCCCGATATGTCCGGTTTCGAAGTGCTTCAGCAACTCAGACTCTCGGACTTTGGTCGCGATCTCCCGGTCATTATTCATAGCGCGCAGGAGTTGAGCGAAGAGGAGAAGGCTCGGTTGCGTTTGCCGTTCGTAACTGTCCTGTCAAAAAAAGATACCTCCGGCCCCGAGGCCATGGAACACCTTAACCGCGCGCTTTCAGCCATTGGATTCGGTTTTGAAGCTGCTGGAAGACAGCATGCCTGAAAAAGTTCCCACAATTCTCGTAGTCGATGATCGCGAGGAGAACCGTTACATTTGTTCGCGAACGCTACAAAGCGGCGGTTACGCTGTGATGGAAGCATCCACTGGCCGTGAAGCGCTGGAAAAAGTTCTTCTCGATCCCGTGCTGGTGATCCTCGACGTTCGCCTGCCCGACATGCTCGGCTATGAAGTGTGCCGCCGCATCAAGGCCAATCCTCAAACTGCGAATATCCCCGTACTTCAAGTCTCGGCTGCGTTTACTTCGAGCGAGAGCCGCGTGCAAGCGCTCGACAGCGGGGTAGACGCCTATCTCACTCAACCGGTCGAACCACCAGTGCTGCTCGCGAACGTTCGAGCGCTTCTCCGCCTTCGGGATGCGGAGGCATTCTCCCGGCTTTCCGCAAAGCAATGGCAGTCGACTTTCGACGCGCTGAGCGAAGGCATCGCCCTGATCGACACCGACTGGAAAGTGATTCGCTGTAACCGCGCAATGACGCGTCTGCTGGCTAAAAGCTTTGGGGAGATCGAGCGGCAGGATGCACGCGCCCTGCTGCGCGCCACGGTCGACCTGAATCTGAACGAACTGCAAGAGCGACTATCGCGCGTGCAGTTCGAGACGCAACACAACCGGCGCTGGTTCTCTCTTCGCGTTGATCTTATTGAGGAACAAGATTCCTCGCGCGGCGCCATTCTGATCCTTACCGAGATCACGGACCGAAAATTGGCGGAGGAGGCGTTGCGAGTCACCGAGCGTCTGGCTGCCATGGGACGCCTTGCGAACAGCATCGCCCACGAAATCAATAATCCGCTCGAAGCCGTCACCAACTTGCTGTACCTGCTCAAGATGGGCACGCATGATCCGGAAACTACCGAATACATTGACATGGCGAGCACGGAACTCGAGCGCATCGGTCGCATCAGCAAGCAGACGCTCGCTTTTAATCGCGAGACCAGCCACCCGGTCGACATTGCCATACCGGAACTGCTGGACGGAGTAGTAACTCTCTACACGCCACAATTCAATCAGAAGAACCTGAGCGTCGTTCGTCGTTATGAATCAACGCTCCCGGTGCTCGGATTTCCCGGGGAGTTGAGACAGGTATTCTCCAATCTGTTGCGAAACGCGATGGAGGCAACGCCCACCGGCGGACGACTGTTGATTCATGCTTATCCGTCGGTAGATTGGAAAGACTTATCGCGCAGCGGAATACGCATTTGCATCCTCGATTCAGGAACCGGAATTCCTGCCGAGATCAAACGCCACATCTTCGAGCCATTCTTTACCACCAAGCAGCTCAAAGGGTCGGGCTTGGGCCTATGGCTCAGCCTCGATATTATTTCGCGTCATCACGGTCGCATAACAGTTCGCTCCGCGACGACGGCTGGACGAAGCGGCACTTGCTTCTCCGTGTTCCTGCCAACCGAGAAAGCTGGTGAAAGCAGTCGCCAACGCCAGGAACATAATGCGGTCCATAGCCCGCTCATGGGTTAGCACGTCACCCGCGCATGGAACCTCGGAGAATTGCGTCACCGGTAGTACCTCTCCCTACAACTGCCTTCGCTCGCCACTTGTGCTCGTTAGTTCTCTCACCGGCCGTACCTCGATGCTGCCTACACGAGCGGGCGGAATTTGCGAAGCAATTTGGATAGCATCGTTTAGGTCGGCGGCCTCAATCAAATAGAAGCCTGCCAAACACTCCTTCGTTTCCGTGAAAGGGCCATCCGTGATGGACACTTTTCCGTGGCGGACCCGCACAGTGGCGGCGGTACGAACGGGCTGAAGGGCCTCCGAGGCAAGACATCGACCAGAGGTTCTGAGGGACTGATCGTAAGCCATACACTCGTCGTCCGTCATGGCCCCCATTTCTTTCTCCTCACCGTACACAAGGCAGAGATACTTCAATCGCAGACCTCCTCAGGTCAGATTCCAACTTCAATACCATAACGACTCCTGAGATGATCTGCTGCAAAAGTTCTGCGGTCTCGAAGGTTGCCGACAACGCTCCTATTACGGGTCACCGGCCACCTGGATATCGGCCAGGAGCCGGACGGCCTGGCTTGGGCGGCGCGACCATAGGGTTGAACACCGTGTTGAACTCGACCCCCGCGGGGGCCGCATCCTTTGTGGTGTAACAGTGTTGAAACTCTCCTGCTTTACACTTCAACCAAGCCGATTTGGAGGACAACATGAAATCATCTGCGCCTCTGGCCGTGGCAGGAATCGTGGGCTGTATCTTGATTGCGGGCTGCGTTCAAACTCGCGAAGCGAATGCACCCAGTCCACCGGCCACGAGTTATCAAGTCGGCTCATTTGACCTTCAGGATAGTGGAAGCACTCAGAAGGTTCGTGGCGCCTCAGTTACTTCCGCCTTTTTTCAGAGTGCGAAAGAGCCGCCTTTGCTCGGCCGTGGTTTCCTTCCGGAGGAATACAGCTCGGGCAGGCAGCAGGTTGTGATGGTCAGTCAGCGTTTCTGGCAGCAGCGATTCGGCGGGGATCCACGAACAATCGGCACCACCATGCGCTTGAATGGACGAACCTTTACCGTGATTGGGGTCATGCCCACGAAGTTCGATGTCCCCTCAGGCGTTGATATCTGGGTGCCAAAGGCAGGATAGCTACCCGCACGCGCCTCATCTAGATAAATCCGACGTTCTGTGTCGGGAAGTTTTTGAGTGTCGGGAACACCGTTCCCAAATCGGGCGCGGTCACTCCGAACCATGTCGCCAGGGTGGCGCCATATTGATCGAGCGATGTTGTCGGAATCCATCGACCATTTGAGCCGGCGTCATCGGGACCGCCAAGCGCCAGGGTGGGAAACGTGCCGTACATGTCGCCGCCCTTTACCGCTCCGCCGATCACGAAGTAGTGGTTGCCCCATGCGTGGTCTGTGCCTCCGTTCGTATTCGACTGGAACGTGCGGGCAAAGTCGGATTCGGTGAACGTGGTCACCTGAGACGCAACTCCCATCTCCACGGTGGCGTCATAGAAAGCCTTCAAGGCGGGTGACAACTGCGCCAACAGCGTGTCCTGGATCGGCAGTTGGCCACCGTGCGTATCGAAACCTCCTAGCGAAACAAAGAAGATCTGACGTTGGAGCAAAAGAGCGCTGCGTGCCTGAATAATTTGCGCCACCTGCTTTAACTGCGCTCCGATCCCGGTAGTGGGAAAGACAGTGGCCAGAGCCGGCAGACCGTTCAGCGCCGACGTGAGTAATGCACTGTATTGGTTGGCCCGCGTAGCCACCAGGCTTGCCGACTGCACCAGCGATATGCCGGTATCGAAGGTAAGTAGTTGCTGCGCCGCCTGGGCACGCGCGCTGCAAACCGACGTACCCTCCGAGCAGTTCAGGCCGCCGACGTTGCCCGCGACGATCGACGCTGGATTGGTCACAGTGCCATTACAGAAAATCGGCGCGCCGGCCAGCGAGACCACGGCCGGATATTGCGCTCCGGTATTCATCGACTGCAGAACATCGGCGACTCGGCCGGCCCATCCGGTCGGCAGCTTCGAATCTGGTCCGGCGGTCTGCATCTGGTTCTGCTGGTCGGAATGGGAGAATAGGTTGGCCGGTATGGGCACCGTTCGGCCTCGATACTGCGCCTGTGTCGTGGGCGAAACCAGGGTTCCTACGTTAGCAACGATCGCTGCCTTCCCACTTTGAAACAGTGTCTGAATCTCGGTCAGCCGCGGATGCAGTGCATATGGTAGGGACGGGTTCGAAATCGGCTGAATCTCTGTCGGACCCAAGGACGATTGCAACAGGGTCACTCCATTCGTGCCGCCGCGCGCTGCAAAATACATCTGGTATCTGGCGTCGTCGAACGGAATCACCGTGTTGTTTCCGTCGTTGCCGCCGAACAAAAAGACGCACACCAACGCTTTGTAGTTCGAAGCTTGCTGCGCGAACGCGTTCAGCACGCCGAACCGGGAGAATGCGCCAAAGGCGCCAAGCCACGCCGCAGAGCGGCAGGTAATAGACATAAATTTACGGCGCGAGATACCCATATAAGAGTGTCCTTTACTGAATCACCTGGTACTGCGAAGAAGAAGTAATCAGGTAAACCGCGACCCGGGCGCGCGATTGCGGATTGGAACTGGGGACGGCATTCACCGCTGTCACGATCGCAGCCTTGTCGGTGCTCGGCAATGCCCCATGAGTAAAAATCGCGTCGAGCGTATCTACGAGCTGCTGCGGATTGCCCGCCAGGTTGGCGAACTGCGTTAGGTCAATTAGCGTCCCTCCGCCAAGCGCATTTCGTAGAACTGAATCCACGGTGTTCTGGCGAACAATCGTGGTAGCCGTCGTGAGCAACTGAAACTCTGGGCCGAACGTTGTCGTTCCGGGAATCACGTAGTCCGGCGAGAAGTAATTGAAGACGCTCGGCGAATACATGACTCGCTGCCCCATATTGCTGCCGAATCCCTGCAGGCTGCTGGCAAACGCATTGGGATCCGATGCCTGTACACCCAATCCGCGAAGGAGGTTAGTGAGGTAGAGCACCGGTTCGCGCAGATGCCCATCGCCGGGTTGCGCGGTTGCCGCCGAGTCGCCACGGCGCGCTTCACTATCCATCAGGATCGCCTGAATTACCGCCTTCATGTTTCCACGCGTGTGCGAGGCAGAACCGTCGTCATTGAACACCGCAGCCACTCTGCCTACATACGCCGGACTCGGATTGCTGCTCACCAGATGAAGAATCAACTGTCGACCCACAAATGGGCTGACGTTCGTGTGGTTGAAGATGTTTTGCAACGCTAGATCGAGGTCCTGTTGCGCCGTCTGCCCAGCGGGCAGCGTCACACCGTTGAGTACATCCTTGGCGCTGATGTCGTGATGGGCATCGAGTGGCACCATGGGAGCCCCGAAGTACTGCGTGTTGTTTGGAAATGCAGGAGTGGTGCCGTCCGATCGCGCATATGTCCAGCCGGTGTAGGCCTTGGCAAAAGCCTGTACCTGTAGTTCGCTGTATGGCTGAACGGGATTACCCGAGGCGTCGAGCTGCGGAGTCCCATCAGGATTGAGCATCTCGGTTCCCAAAGTGAAAAGCTGCATCAATTCCCGAGCGTAATTCTCGTTGGCGATTTGTCCTGCTATCGCCGTGTTCGGCTTATCGCTGTTCACCATGTTCAGATACGTACCCATCCCTCCCGACAAGGTCACATCCTTCATGATGGTGAGGTAATTCCCGAAAGCGTCTTTGGCGAGCATGTTGAAGTAACTCGCCATCGCGTCTCCCCGCGGGACTCCACGGCGGAGATCACAAAGATCTGCGAGAGCGCGAAGCCAACACGCTGACGCAGTTGATCATGCCCGCCCAGCGCATTCTGAAAGAAAGACTGCTGCACACAGGCGACGGTGGTGTTGCAATACGTGGGCAGCGTCGCCGGTGGCGGCGGAAGCTGCGTCTGTGGCGTGGCGAACTGCTCGTTGAGCCAACCTTGAAGACCGACGCTCTGCACGTGCGCGATGTCGGCCAGGGTCGGGCCCCAGTTCGCCTGGTCGAGAAGCCGGGAGTTGGCGGTGACGTTTGCCTGCGTCACGTTCCCTGCCGCCACGTTCACGGTGTTCGAGCTAGACGCTCCCGGATCGGGATTCGTGACCTGAAATGAGAGCGCCGTAGTGCTCGCGATGCCCAGGGCCTGCGCGGTGAGCGACGTCGCCGATTGCACCGTCGTCGCGAATGCCGCGGTTCCCAGCATCAGCTTCGAACCACTGATAAATCCCGAGCCGGTGACACTAACTACATAGTTCCCAGGAGTAATCGCCGTCACGGAAGCGCTCGCAATCGCGGGCACAGGATTCAGCAGCGTCGCAACCGCGCTTCCCGACACCCCTGAATTGGAGCTCAACGCAGCGGAGATCGTTACCGTGTTGGGCGTGGGAAGCGATGCCGGAGCCGTGTAAAGTCCGTTGGCATCGATCGTGCCAATGGTGCTACTGCCTCCCGCCGTTCCGTTGACCGCCCAGGTCACGCTGCCGCTGGCGTTAGAGACTTGGGCCGCGAACGGCTGCGTACTTCCCGCGCGGACTTGAGGAGACGCAGGAGTCACCACGATCTGCGCCTGAGGAAGAGCCGGTGTACTTGAGCTTCCGCCGCCGCCACAGCCACACCAGACCGTGGAAACGGCAATCACCACCACAATGAGACGCTTCACAGGGGATGTCTCCAATTTTCGCGTAACAGAGTGCTCCTAGCGAACCCAGTGCGCAACTAGAAAGTTGTGGCCGCCACGAAAACTTCATCGAAACCCGAGAAATTATCGCCATTTATCCACCCGCGGCTCGAGCGGCGTGCCCCTCGATAAGAACGAAGGCGTTGTCAAGGTACACGAGTCCTGTTTGCGTGCCGAAGGCATGGTGAATAAGCCAGTGTGTTTGAGGACCAAGACTCTGGAGCATTCACTGCCACGTATAATGTCGCCGTGGAGAAAACGGTTAGGATT harbors:
- a CDS encoding ATP-binding protein, whose amino-acid sequence is MPEKVPTILVVDDREENRYICSRTLQSGGYAVMEASTGREALEKVLLDPVLVILDVRLPDMLGYEVCRRIKANPQTANIPVLQVSAAFTSSESRVQALDSGVDAYLTQPVEPPVLLANVRALLRLRDAEAFSRLSAKQWQSTFDALSEGIALIDTDWKVIRCNRAMTRLLAKSFGEIERQDARALLRATVDLNLNELQERLSRVQFETQHNRRWFSLRVDLIEEQDSSRGAILILTEITDRKLAEEALRVTERLAAMGRLANSIAHEINNPLEAVTNLLYLLKMGTHDPETTEYIDMASTELERIGRISKQTLAFNRETSHPVDIAIPELLDGVVTLYTPQFNQKNLSVVRRYESTLPVLGFPGELRQVFSNLLRNAMEATPTGGRLLIHAYPSVDWKDLSRSGIRICILDSGTGIPAEIKRHIFEPFFTTKQLKGSGLGLWLSLDIISRHHGRITVRSATTAGRSGTCFSVFLPTEKAGESSRQRQEHNAVHSPLMG
- a CDS encoding ABC transporter permease, which produces MKSSAPLAVAGIVGCILIAGCVQTREANAPSPPATSYQVGSFDLQDSGSTQKVRGASVTSAFFQSAKEPPLLGRGFLPEEYSSGRQQVVMVSQRFWQQRFGGDPRTIGTTMRLNGRTFTVIGVMPTKFDVPSGVDIWVPKAG
- a CDS encoding DUF1501 domain-containing protein, whose translation is MSITCRSAAWLGAFGAFSRFGVLNAFAQQASNYKALVCVFLFGGNDGNNTVIPFDDARYQMYFAARGGTNGVTLLQSSLGPTEIQPISNPSLPYALHPRLTEIQTLFQSGKAAIVANVGTLVSPTTQAQYRGRTVPIPANLFSHSDQQNQMQTAGPDSKLPTGWAGRVADVLQSMNTGAQYPAVVSLAGAPIFCNGTVTNPASIVAGNVGGLNCSEGTSVCSARAQAAQQLLTFDTGISLVQSASLVATRANQYSALLTSALNGLPALATVFPTTGIGAQLKQVAQIIQARSALLLQRQIFFVSLGGFDTHGGQLPIQDTLLAQLSPALKAFYDATVEMGVASQVTTFTESDFARTFQSNTNGGTDHAWGNHYFVIGGAVKGGDMYGTFPTLALGGPDDAGSNGRWIPTTSLDQYGATLATWFGVTAPDLGTVFPTLKNFPTQNVGFI
- a CDS encoding DUF1800 family protein; its protein translation is MASYFNMLAKDAFGNYLTIMKDVTLSGGMGTYLNMVNSDKPNTAIAGQIANENYARELMQLFTLGTEMLNPDGTPQLDASGNPVQPYSELQVQAFAKAYTGWTYARSDGTTPAFPNNTQYFGAPMVPLDAHHDISAKDVLNGVTLPAGQTAQQDLDLALQNIFNHTNVSPFVGRQLILHLVSSNPSPAYVGRVAAVFNDDGSASHTRGNMKAVIQAILMDSEARRGDSAATAQPGDGHLREPVLYLTNLLRGLGVQASDPNAFASSLQGFGSNMGQRVMYSPSVFNYFSPDYVIPGTTTFGPEFQLLTTATTIVRQNTVDSVLRNALGGGTLIDLTQFANLAGNPQQLVDTLDAIFTHGALPSTDKAAIVTAVNAVPSSNPQSRARVAVYLITSSSQYQVIQ
- a CDS encoding DUF1800 family protein — its product is MKRLIVVVIAVSTVWCGCGGGGSSSTPALPQAQIVVTPASPQVRAGSTQPFAAQVSNASGSVTWAVNGTAGGSSTIGTIDANGLYTAPASLPTPNTVTISAALSSNSGVSGSAVATLLNPVPAIASASVTAITPGNYVVSVTGSGFISGSKLMLGTAAFATTVQSATSLTAQALGIASTTALSFQVTNPDPGASSSNTVNVAAGNVTQANVTANSRLLDQANWGPTLADIAHVQSVGLQGWLNEQFATPQTQLPPPPATLPTYCNTTVACVQQSFFQNALGGHDQLRQRVGFALSQIFVISAVESRGETRWRVTSTCSPKTLSGITSPS